A single region of the Latilactobacillus curvatus JCM 1096 = DSM 20019 genome encodes:
- the nfsA gene encoding oxygen-insensitive NADPH nitroreductase, whose protein sequence is MSSLIEQMQHHVSVRDFEPTPLSTTVKQQLIAAAQSGSSSNFVQAFSIIEVTDPVIRDEIATISQSAAYVKQTGTFYVFVADLYRQATLLEKAGQSLAGIQNMEALLVATIDTAIAAEDMAVAAESLDLGICYIGGIRNDIARVAELLGLPAYTVPLFGLTVGIPKTKNQVKPRLPQVNQVAQNQYDVHQATNLVQYDQQMQNYYANRGTNQQQTDWSTKNTAFFSEVRRPAVAIFLKKQGFTLN, encoded by the coding sequence ATGTCATCTTTAATCGAACAAATGCAACACCATGTTTCAGTTCGTGATTTCGAGCCAACACCCCTCAGCACGACAGTGAAACAACAACTCATTGCGGCAGCTCAAAGTGGGTCTTCTTCGAATTTCGTTCAGGCATTTTCAATCATTGAAGTGACCGATCCCGTAATTCGTGATGAAATCGCAACGATTTCTCAAAGTGCGGCGTACGTTAAACAGACGGGGACGTTCTATGTTTTCGTCGCGGACTTATACCGACAAGCCACACTCTTAGAAAAAGCGGGCCAGTCATTAGCTGGCATACAAAATATGGAAGCCTTATTAGTCGCAACGATCGACACAGCCATTGCAGCAGAGGATATGGCAGTCGCTGCCGAATCGTTAGATTTAGGCATCTGTTATATCGGTGGGATTCGCAATGACATTGCGCGTGTCGCTGAACTACTCGGGTTGCCCGCCTATACCGTCCCACTATTTGGGTTAACGGTCGGGATTCCGAAGACTAAAAATCAGGTTAAACCACGATTACCGCAAGTTAATCAAGTCGCTCAAAATCAATATGATGTGCATCAGGCAACCAATTTAGTGCAATACGATCAACAAATGCAAAATTATTATGCTAATCGTGGGACCAATCAGCAACAAACTGATTGGTCGACCAAGAATACGGCCTTCTTTAGTGAAGTGCGACGACCAGCAGTGGCGATTTTTTTGAAAAAACAGGGCTTTACGTTGAATTAA
- a CDS encoding type 1 glutamine amidotransferase domain-containing protein, protein MPKVLIVHTNVTRYQGTTDPTGLWLGESAEFVDELQKAGIDYDFVSPKGGFVPLDPRGMKYTDESILTIYEQPDYVQRGLVATLKPSDINPADYAAIYYTGGHGVMWDFPDNPELQAIAREIYNHGGYLASVCHGIAGLLRIKNDDGQYLIAGKKVTGFTTAEEIIAGKKKVVPFLNQEVATQNGAQFVQKRFYKPFTVQDGQLITGQNPFSVREVTERLIPALQNNG, encoded by the coding sequence ATGCCCAAAGTACTAATTGTCCATACGAATGTTACGCGTTATCAAGGAACCACCGATCCAACCGGATTATGGCTGGGGGAATCCGCAGAGTTCGTTGATGAACTGCAAAAAGCGGGGATTGATTACGATTTTGTCAGTCCTAAAGGCGGCTTTGTCCCGCTTGATCCACGGGGGATGAAGTACACGGATGAATCAATTCTGACCATCTATGAACAACCGGATTACGTGCAACGGGGGTTAGTCGCAACGCTCAAGCCAAGCGATATCAATCCAGCTGATTACGCTGCGATTTACTATACGGGCGGCCATGGCGTGATGTGGGATTTTCCTGATAATCCAGAATTACAAGCAATTGCCCGGGAAATTTATAATCACGGTGGCTATCTTGCGTCCGTTTGTCACGGGATCGCGGGTTTACTACGCATTAAAAATGATGACGGTCAGTATCTGATTGCTGGTAAAAAAGTGACTGGGTTTACCACTGCAGAAGAAATTATTGCGGGCAAGAAAAAAGTGGTGCCATTTTTAAACCAAGAAGTGGCAACTCAAAACGGCGCGCAATTTGTGCAAAAACGGTTTTACAAACCATTTACTGTCCAGGATGGTCAGTTGATTACGGGGCAAAACCCGTTTTCTGTACGAGAAGTGACGGAGCGCTTGATTCCGGCCCTACAAAATAACGGTTAG
- a CDS encoding YcjF family protein gives MKKPFNKQQVNGEPNPEFDSFFAEVLKKLPQQSAAVIAKSFNQSKALAEKTMAKSRTQFDGVFEDFLVGVDDQMRKKAHNIIHAASLTAAIIGCSPIPFSDAFLLVPVQLTMMARLHKLFGQSWSASLGKSLSKELVLVGLGRSAVGNILKLVPVVGTVTGAAVNATVAMSITEALGWLTVKMLNDGEDIFNDVVSFKNQFRTLFGLLRRK, from the coding sequence ATGAAGAAACCTTTTAATAAGCAACAAGTGAATGGTGAACCAAATCCGGAATTTGATTCCTTCTTTGCGGAAGTCTTAAAGAAGTTGCCGCAACAATCGGCAGCTGTGATTGCGAAGTCTTTTAACCAATCCAAAGCATTGGCGGAAAAGACGATGGCGAAGAGTCGGACACAGTTTGATGGGGTCTTTGAAGACTTCCTAGTCGGTGTGGATGATCAGATGCGTAAAAAGGCACACAATATCATTCACGCAGCATCACTAACAGCAGCGATTATTGGCTGTTCACCAATTCCATTTTCCGATGCGTTCTTGTTGGTGCCGGTTCAATTAACGATGATGGCGCGTTTGCATAAACTATTCGGTCAATCTTGGTCGGCTAGTTTGGGCAAGAGCCTGTCGAAAGAATTGGTACTCGTTGGCCTAGGTCGGAGTGCAGTCGGTAACATTCTAAAACTGGTACCGGTCGTTGGAACGGTCACCGGAGCCGCGGTCAATGCGACCGTTGCGATGTCGATTACCGAAGCGCTCGGCTGGTTAACGGTCAAGATGTTGAACGACGGCGAAGACATCTTCAATGATGTTGTTTCATTTAAAAATCAATTCAGAACGCTATTTGGATTGTTACGACGTAAGTAG
- a CDS encoding NAD-dependent epimerase/dehydratase family protein has product MQTILGSSGQIGQELAKALHKDFTTDIRLVSRNPKKVNANDQLFPANLLDAAQTDRAVAGSEIVYFTAGLPMNSDMWEAQFHIMMTNVINACVAHKAKLVFFDNTYMYAKNSTLQTEASPFEPVGRKAVVRAEIAQLLLDKMATGAIEAVICRAPEFYGPGKTQSITNTMVFNNIKAGKKVRVPLNDQAVRTLIWTPDASRAMALIGNTLDAFGQTWHLPCDDGKTYAEIIALAGTLTHQPIDYTVLKMWQFNIGSWFSKPLKELKELLPRYEEDNLFSSDKFKKRFPEFKVTTIEEGVQEIL; this is encoded by the coding sequence ATGCAAACCATCTTAGGTAGTAGCGGTCAGATTGGCCAAGAGTTAGCCAAGGCACTTCATAAGGACTTCACAACGGACATTCGACTGGTCAGTCGGAATCCAAAAAAAGTGAACGCGAACGATCAACTATTTCCAGCAAACTTGCTCGACGCCGCCCAAACTGATCGTGCGGTTGCAGGCAGTGAAATTGTTTATTTTACCGCTGGCTTACCGATGAATTCAGACATGTGGGAAGCGCAATTTCACATTATGATGACTAACGTGATTAACGCGTGCGTCGCGCACAAGGCCAAGCTCGTCTTTTTCGATAATACCTATATGTATGCGAAAAATAGCACGCTCCAGACAGAAGCGAGTCCTTTTGAACCCGTTGGCCGCAAAGCGGTTGTCCGAGCGGAGATCGCACAGTTGTTACTTGATAAGATGGCAACTGGCGCAATTGAAGCGGTCATTTGTCGTGCACCTGAATTTTATGGCCCAGGCAAGACGCAAAGCATTACGAACACAATGGTCTTTAACAATATCAAGGCGGGCAAAAAGGTGCGCGTGCCATTGAATGATCAAGCGGTTCGGACATTAATTTGGACGCCAGATGCTAGTCGTGCGATGGCGTTGATTGGCAATACGCTGGATGCATTTGGTCAAACGTGGCACCTCCCTTGTGATGACGGTAAAACATACGCCGAAATCATCGCGCTAGCAGGCACCTTAACGCATCAACCAATCGACTATACCGTTTTAAAAATGTGGCAGTTCAACATCGGTAGCTGGTTCAGCAAACCGCTAAAGGAATTAAAAGAACTCCTACCTAGATATGAAGAAGATAACCTGTTCAGTTCAGACAAGTTTAAGAAACGGTTCCCAGAATTTAAGGTGACGACGATTGAAGAAGGGGTTCAGGAGATTCTTTAA
- a CDS encoding ArsR/SmtB family transcription factor has protein sequence MDEMKVIKQSFAELSPFLTALGDEKRQSIILELMADKACDGLQVTDLMAASDLSRPAVSHHLKVLKEANLVDFRREGTKNYYYLQHELGEINQLKTLLDQITAVIEKQQ, from the coding sequence ATGGATGAAATGAAGGTTATTAAACAGAGCTTTGCTGAGCTGAGCCCGTTTTTGACGGCGCTTGGGGATGAGAAGCGGCAGAGTATTATTTTAGAATTGATGGCTGATAAAGCTTGTGATGGCTTACAGGTCACGGATTTAATGGCGGCGTCGGACTTGTCGCGCCCGGCAGTGTCGCATCATTTGAAAGTGTTGAAGGAAGCCAACTTGGTCGACTTTAGACGCGAAGGCACGAAGAACTATTATTACTTGCAACACGAACTGGGCGAAATCAATCAACTAAAAACACTGCTGGATCAGATTACGGCAGTCATCGAAAAACAACAGTAA
- a CDS encoding GntR family transcriptional regulator: MAKYKDIAATIRTRILEGQYSADGPLPEQKKLAQEFETSRMTIQKALEMLTYEGLIYSEQGRGTFIKSNVSAISQLDATVNQYVGTTKLFAGKATVKSDILKNELRLPDAEEQEKLQLAKTEAVYDVVRLRFLNEVPYSIEHSIMPAKILGELTDTVLKKSIYEYLEQTLHLKIGVAYRRISADQPNQMDQEYLHCKPVEPVLQVTQTVFLQNGLPFEYSTTRHRYDMGSITTITQGNH; the protein is encoded by the coding sequence ATGGCAAAGTATAAGGATATTGCGGCAACGATTCGCACCCGAATTTTAGAAGGACAATATTCAGCTGATGGCCCGCTTCCTGAACAGAAGAAGTTAGCCCAAGAATTCGAAACATCGAGAATGACCATTCAAAAAGCACTCGAAATGCTAACTTATGAAGGGCTCATTTATAGTGAACAAGGGCGCGGTACGTTTATCAAATCAAACGTCTCCGCGATATCACAATTAGATGCGACTGTGAATCAATATGTAGGGACGACTAAGCTGTTTGCCGGAAAGGCCACAGTAAAGAGTGACATTCTAAAGAATGAATTGCGATTACCGGATGCAGAAGAACAAGAAAAGCTTCAGTTAGCTAAAACAGAAGCGGTCTATGACGTTGTTCGACTCCGATTTTTAAACGAAGTACCCTATAGTATTGAGCATTCGATCATGCCAGCTAAGATTTTAGGGGAATTAACAGACACAGTACTTAAGAAGTCGATCTACGAATACTTGGAACAAACATTGCATCTAAAGATTGGCGTGGCTTACCGGCGAATTAGTGCCGATCAACCGAATCAAATGGATCAAGAATACCTGCACTGCAAACCAGTCGAACCTGTCTTACAAGTTACCCAGACAGTCTTTCTACAAAACGGGCTGCCTTTTGAATACTCAACCACACGACATCGATATGATATGGGGAGTATTACAACCATTACACAAGGGAATCATTAA
- a CDS encoding glycoside hydrolase family 1 protein translates to MMTLDKHFLWGNSVSSMQSEGAWDADGKGLSVYDVKPETADLSDWKVGIDEFHRYQEDIDLMQQMGMNCYRFQISWTRIFPNGDGEINLAGFDYYDRLISALLKAGIEPMICLYHFDMPLHLAEKYNGFSSLYVTQAFTKFAKAVIDRYGEQVKYWLSFNEQNGFFFEPGFDNTGFINGERDLLTLYTIANNTMVAHAEIANYLHAHYPNDQIGGMLAYQELYPATSHPQDIFAARKASEFINQHFVDAFTKGHYSAEVLQYMQNHDLMSSIQPGDLALIASHHNDFLAFSYYYTVALDHTKLTPNTPPNYYMRDASVPNPYLESSEWGWQIDALGFRNVLTKLSNETGLPIFPIENGIGIREESLNHEMIQDDERIAYHRDHIQALKDAVDEDGAHVVGYLGWGLIDIPSSKGDMNKRYGVVYVNRTNHDLKDLARIPKASFYWLQKVIQSNGEQLD, encoded by the coding sequence ATGATGACATTAGACAAACATTTTTTATGGGGTAATTCTGTATCAAGTATGCAAAGTGAAGGTGCCTGGGATGCTGATGGCAAAGGTTTATCAGTGTACGATGTGAAACCTGAGACAGCTGATTTATCGGATTGGAAAGTGGGAATTGATGAATTCCACCGTTATCAAGAAGATATCGATTTAATGCAACAGATGGGCATGAACTGCTATCGTTTCCAAATTTCATGGACGCGCATTTTTCCAAATGGTGATGGTGAAATTAATTTAGCGGGATTCGATTATTATGATCGATTGATATCAGCTTTGCTCAAAGCGGGCATCGAACCGATGATTTGCCTGTACCATTTTGACATGCCTTTGCATCTTGCTGAAAAATATAATGGTTTCTCAAGTCTGTATGTCACACAAGCATTCACTAAGTTCGCTAAGGCTGTCATTGACCGGTATGGTGAACAAGTCAAATATTGGCTAAGCTTTAATGAACAAAATGGTTTTTTCTTTGAACCTGGCTTTGATAATACTGGCTTTATCAACGGAGAGCGCGACTTATTAACCCTTTATACGATCGCTAATAATACAATGGTTGCGCATGCTGAAATCGCCAATTACTTACACGCCCACTACCCTAATGACCAAATTGGTGGGATGTTAGCCTATCAAGAATTATATCCTGCAACCAGTCATCCCCAAGATATCTTTGCTGCTAGAAAAGCATCAGAATTTATCAACCAACATTTCGTTGACGCCTTTACAAAAGGTCACTATTCAGCCGAAGTACTGCAATATATGCAAAATCATGACTTAATGAGCAGTATTCAGCCTGGTGATTTAGCGCTCATTGCAAGTCATCACAACGACTTCTTAGCGTTCAGTTACTACTACACTGTCGCACTCGATCACACAAAATTAACACCCAACACACCACCCAATTATTACATGCGCGATGCGAGTGTCCCTAATCCTTATTTAGAAAGTAGCGAATGGGGCTGGCAGATTGATGCCCTCGGTTTTAGAAACGTCTTAACAAAACTTTCGAATGAAACTGGCCTCCCCATCTTCCCCATCGAAAACGGGATTGGCATTCGCGAAGAATCGCTGAATCATGAAATGATTCAAGATGACGAACGGATTGCCTATCACCGCGACCATATCCAGGCTTTGAAAGACGCAGTTGATGAAGACGGCGCTCACGTTGTGGGCTATCTTGGTTGGGGGTTAATCGACATCCCAAGTTCAAAAGGTGATATGAATAAACGCTATGGCGTCGTTTATGTCAATCGAACCAATCACGACCTCAAAGACCTTGCTAGAATTCCGAAGGCTAGTTTTTATTGGCTGCAAAAAGTCATTCAATCTAACGGTGAACAATTAGACTAA
- a CDS encoding PTS sugar transporter subunit IIC: MLKQGSRRQRFIDQFTNIAFKIGNQVHLRSLRDAFAIIMPLFILAGIGVLVNNVVFPWVLHGQMLTNFQYFGTYITNGTLNVAGLLLAPTIGYCLARNKNYVNKISAAVMALGTLIIMMPNTVPVTPLAAKKAVEVSGVLTFQNVGTTGMFAGIIIGLVATELFMTLSKLKKLQINLSDAVPSAVAGSFNTMIPALITMSLFAALAAILTAGFHTDLITLITNVIQEPLRRVNTSLPGLLLIYGTGNLLFSFGIHQAVINGTLLDPVLLINMNKNMAAYAAGQHIPYIINNVFRDTFGMLGGTGSTICLLIATLLFSKSRASRDITKLSFVPSLFNINEPVIFGYPIVFNFALIIPFVLMPGLGISIAYFFTAIGWMNRVVVMVPWTTPPLLNSYLATGGDWRAPVIQGFTLILGVLIYWPFLKISERVAAKQAELTQ, encoded by the coding sequence ATGCTTAAACAAGGAAGTCGGCGACAAAGATTTATTGATCAGTTTACAAATATCGCCTTTAAAATCGGGAATCAAGTGCATTTGCGTTCATTACGTGATGCCTTCGCGATTATTATGCCACTATTCATCCTCGCCGGAATTGGGGTGCTCGTGAATAACGTTGTATTCCCTTGGGTCCTCCACGGCCAAATGCTAACCAACTTTCAATACTTCGGCACTTACATTACCAATGGGACTTTGAACGTTGCTGGGCTATTACTCGCACCTACAATCGGCTACTGTTTAGCGCGTAATAAGAATTACGTCAACAAAATTTCCGCGGCTGTCATGGCACTAGGGACTTTAATCATCATGATGCCTAATACTGTTCCGGTCACACCACTAGCTGCCAAAAAAGCCGTCGAAGTTTCTGGCGTCTTAACTTTCCAAAACGTGGGAACAACCGGAATGTTTGCCGGCATTATTATTGGTTTAGTCGCAACAGAACTCTTTATGACTCTTTCAAAGCTTAAAAAATTACAGATTAACTTGAGTGATGCCGTCCCATCAGCTGTTGCTGGTTCCTTCAACACAATGATTCCAGCCCTCATTACAATGAGTCTTTTTGCGGCACTTGCTGCGATTTTAACGGCTGGTTTCCACACTGATCTCATCACTTTAATTACAAATGTGATTCAAGAACCACTTCGGCGCGTTAATACAAGTTTACCGGGTCTCCTTTTGATTTACGGGACTGGTAATCTCCTCTTCTCATTTGGGATCCATCAAGCTGTCATTAACGGTACTTTATTGGATCCAGTCTTACTGATCAACATGAACAAAAATATGGCAGCTTACGCAGCTGGTCAACACATCCCTTATATCATCAACAACGTTTTCCGCGATACATTTGGGATGCTTGGTGGTACCGGTAGTACTATTTGTTTATTGATTGCGACCTTGCTCTTCTCAAAATCACGCGCTAGTCGTGATATTACAAAGCTATCATTCGTCCCAAGTTTATTTAACATTAACGAACCTGTTATTTTCGGTTATCCAATTGTCTTCAACTTTGCGCTCATCATTCCATTTGTCCTAATGCCAGGACTTGGCATCAGTATTGCCTACTTCTTCACCGCAATTGGCTGGATGAATCGAGTAGTCGTCATGGTACCTTGGACCACACCACCATTACTCAACTCCTATTTAGCAACCGGCGGCGATTGGCGCGCCCCTGTGATTCAAGGCTTCACTTTAATCCTCGGCGTTCTAATCTACTGGCCATTCCTGAAGATTAGTGAACGCGTTGCGGCCAAACAAGCTGAATTAACGCAATAA
- a CDS encoding diacylglycerol/lipid kinase family protein, which translates to MYRYAVIYNPHSGHNNGESVGQKIEQALIKNQHKVELMPTEGPKDATRLAKKAARAGFDVVVAVGGDGTINEVVSGLATLDQPPYLGIVPAGTVNNLARMLQIPLDIDQAIENLQQVHLRPLDVGQVNDDYLISTMTLGILADAALNVTQSEKQKWGPLAFLSKGIHALAEHQHYPLTIETPDRHWQKDTQFLLVTLTNSVGGFTNFNPEAQPDDGYFHVFVAPKMSLARSVMFLPYFLTGNFKKIPGMTYFKANEISITVDNQQSAQTRIDGDPSAKSPLEMRLLEHKLQVITPNPDL; encoded by the coding sequence ATGTATCGTTATGCCGTTATTTATAATCCCCACTCTGGGCACAACAATGGTGAGTCGGTTGGTCAGAAAATTGAGCAGGCACTCATCAAGAATCAACACAAGGTCGAACTGATGCCGACGGAAGGGCCGAAAGATGCAACGCGGTTAGCTAAAAAAGCGGCGCGGGCAGGCTTTGATGTGGTGGTCGCTGTCGGCGGGGATGGGACCATTAATGAAGTCGTTAGTGGTCTTGCGACGTTAGATCAGCCGCCTTATTTAGGCATTGTACCTGCTGGGACCGTGAATAATTTGGCGCGGATGTTACAAATCCCGTTGGACATTGATCAAGCGATTGAAAATCTGCAGCAGGTTCATCTGCGCCCACTCGACGTCGGCCAAGTGAACGATGATTACTTGATTAGTACAATGACATTGGGCATTTTGGCGGACGCCGCGTTGAACGTGACTCAGAGTGAAAAACAAAAATGGGGGCCGCTAGCTTTTTTAAGCAAAGGCATCCATGCATTAGCGGAGCATCAGCATTATCCGCTAACGATTGAAACGCCTGATCGGCACTGGCAAAAAGACACGCAATTCTTGCTGGTGACCCTCACGAATTCCGTTGGTGGATTTACCAACTTCAATCCCGAAGCGCAACCCGATGATGGTTATTTCCATGTCTTCGTTGCGCCGAAAATGTCGCTAGCACGGTCAGTGATGTTTCTCCCTTATTTCTTAACGGGTAATTTTAAGAAGATTCCCGGGATGACTTACTTTAAAGCGAATGAAATCAGCATCACAGTCGACAATCAGCAAAGTGCACAAACCCGCATTGATGGTGATCCGAGTGCCAAGTCACCATTGGAGATGCGACTCTTAGAACATAAGTTGCAAGTGATTACGCCTAATCCGGATTTATAA
- the rpsI gene encoding 30S ribosomal protein S9, whose translation MAQVTYNGTGRRKNSVARVRLVPGTGKITINNKDVVDYIPFANLILDMKQPLTITETTDSYDILVNVNGGGFSGQAGAIRHGISRALLTVDPDFRPALKSAGMLTRDPRMKERKKPGLKKARKASQFSKR comes from the coding sequence GTGGCTCAAGTAACTTATAACGGTACAGGCCGTCGTAAAAACTCAGTAGCTCGTGTACGTTTAGTACCAGGTACTGGTAAAATCACTATCAACAACAAAGACGTTGTTGATTACATTCCATTTGCTAACTTGATTTTAGATATGAAACAACCTTTAACAATTACTGAAACAACAGATAGCTATGATATCTTGGTAAACGTTAATGGTGGTGGATTCTCAGGCCAAGCTGGTGCAATCCGTCACGGTATTTCACGTGCCCTATTGACAGTTGACCCTGACTTCCGTCCAGCTCTTAAGAGCGCTGGCATGTTAACACGTGACCCTCGTATGAAGGAACGTAAGAAACCAGGTCTTAAGAAAGCTCGTAAAGCTTCACAATTCAGTAAACGTTAA
- the rplM gene encoding 50S ribosomal protein L13 has product MRTTYMAKPGEVERKWYVIDATDIALGRLSTVVASILRGKNKPTFTPNVDTGDNIIVINAEKIKLTGRKATDKLYHHHSNHPGGLKTRTAGEIRENNPERLIEMSVKGMLPKNSLGHNQFLKLHVYAGGEHKHQAQNPEVLDITDII; this is encoded by the coding sequence GTGCGTACAACTTACATGGCTAAACCAGGCGAAGTAGAACGTAAATGGTATGTGATCGATGCAACTGATATTGCATTAGGTCGTCTATCAACTGTAGTCGCTTCTATCTTACGCGGTAAAAATAAACCAACATTTACACCTAACGTTGATACAGGTGATAACATCATCGTCATCAACGCTGAAAAAATTAAATTAACAGGTCGCAAAGCAACCGACAAGTTATATCATCACCATAGTAACCATCCTGGTGGTTTGAAAACTCGGACTGCTGGCGAAATTCGTGAAAACAACCCAGAACGTTTAATTGAAATGTCAGTTAAAGGGATGTTACCTAAGAACTCATTGGGTCACAACCAATTCTTGAAGTTACACGTATACGCTGGTGGCGAACACAAACACCAAGCACAAAATCCAGAAGTCTTAGACATTACGGACATTATTTAA
- the truA gene encoding tRNA pseudouridine(38-40) synthase TruA translates to MTQRYRVTIAYDGTDFAGFQVQPNQRTVQGTLEKALTKMSKGAYIQVYGSGRTDAGVHATGQVVHFDYPGQLPAISMLRALNSLLPLDMEVVDSQLADDDFHARFSTVGKRYMYRVDLGHYTNPFKRRYTGHYPYPIDVERIQAALPDVMGTHDYTSFAASGGVIKDKVRTIYDATVVFNEPENELVFEFYGNGFLYNMVRILVGTLLEIGNGRRDVHDFLRLYEVKDRQQARSTAPASGLYLKKVYYETDENN, encoded by the coding sequence ATGACACAACGGTATCGCGTAACAATTGCCTATGATGGAACGGATTTTGCGGGTTTCCAAGTGCAACCGAACCAACGAACAGTACAGGGCACATTAGAAAAAGCACTGACAAAGATGAGTAAGGGTGCTTATATTCAAGTGTATGGTTCAGGGCGGACGGACGCAGGTGTCCATGCAACGGGGCAGGTGGTCCATTTCGACTATCCAGGTCAATTACCCGCTATTAGTATGTTACGGGCCTTAAATAGCCTCTTACCGCTTGATATGGAGGTTGTGGATAGTCAGTTAGCGGATGATGACTTTCATGCACGATTTTCAACGGTCGGTAAACGGTATATGTATCGGGTCGATCTTGGGCATTATACGAATCCATTCAAGCGACGTTATACCGGTCATTATCCGTATCCAATCGATGTGGAACGGATTCAAGCGGCGCTGCCAGATGTGATGGGCACGCATGATTATACGAGTTTTGCGGCTTCAGGTGGGGTCATTAAGGATAAGGTGCGGACGATTTATGATGCGACCGTTGTTTTCAATGAACCCGAAAATGAACTCGTTTTTGAGTTTTATGGGAACGGCTTTTTGTATAACATGGTGCGGATCTTGGTCGGAACTTTATTAGAAATTGGTAACGGTCGGCGGGATGTCCACGATTTTTTACGGCTGTATGAAGTTAAGGACCGTCAACAAGCTCGCTCAACCGCGCCAGCAAGCGGTTTGTACCTTAAAAAAGTTTATTACGAAACTGATGAAAATAATTGA
- a CDS encoding recombinase family protein, with protein MKFGYARVSSAGQSLATQISQLKEESCDIIYSEKFTGTTVDRPKFNELLDRVSSGDTIVVTKLDRFARNTKEALEIIQELFKARIKIHILNMGIIEDTPSGRLIFTLFSAFAQFERDMILTRTQEGKHNARVTNPSYTEGRKTTYTDDEHTSSPRHA; from the coding sequence ATGAAGTTCGGATACGCACGCGTTTCATCTGCCGGACAAAGTCTAGCAACCCAGATTAGTCAATTAAAGGAAGAAAGCTGTGACATTATCTACAGCGAAAAGTTTACCGGAACTACCGTTGATCGCCCTAAATTTAATGAACTATTAGATCGGGTTTCAAGTGGTGATACCATCGTTGTTACAAAACTTGATCGCTTCGCAAGAAATACCAAAGAAGCACTTGAAATCATCCAAGAACTTTTTAAAGCCCGCATTAAAATTCATATTTTGAACATGGGCATCATTGAAGACACCCCTTCCGGACGACTCATTTTTACCTTATTTAGTGCTTTTGCGCAATTTGAGCGCGATATGATTCTCACTCGTACCCAGGAAGGGAAACATAATGCTCGTGTCACCAACCCTAGTTACACTGAAGGTCGTAAAACGACCTATACTGATGATGAACATACAAGCAGCCCTAGACATGCGTGA